The following are encoded together in the Neospora caninum Liverpool complete genome, chromosome IV genome:
- a CDS encoding testis cDNA clone: QtsA-11516, similar to human RIO kinase 3 (yeast) (RIOK3), transcript variant 1,related — protein sequence MANKPGGRAPPSSSSSSSSSSSSSSSLQFSSGFDAQDVKRLAKSSTAGRRRAEPRTWDHEVRNNFLKGLQKVQENWSNRARGLTRDTRATTENVLDSRTCKLIEKIMKRNALTSVCGTISTGKEANVYFVAGPKDLSKGEEKEGKEDKEEEEEKEEKEEKEEEEEKEEEEEKEEEEEKEDCGIGGEEASKAAASQTAKADETGEEAPALSWRPFVLKVYRTSILAFQDRSQYVQGDHRFERAYTRCRNPRKMVVNWVMKEFRNLLRLHAAGVPCPLPVDVSAHVLLMAFVGFAADAPPTRARPSAVEHPSREMETPETAEPAEGATDRGTEGAPSVQRETGFSIGNREEDARDGAGAPLLYAAAPRLKDLTSAFCCHAAASASLHAWETLYVQAVTLLRWLFQECRVVHGDLSEYNLLFHVSGLFVIDVGQAVNFDHPQALDFLKRDCRNVNRFFKQHILHVREKKARRAREEKTRGEASGEAETEEKREASPESEERGDASCQCLYARRERDRRCELHREQKASAAKAENPSGGELNTSFRYTWQPARRNDLVSDSSLSPHSTQRPLFPPLPGSVTCPEDSPHEGGAHAGLSLFSLRRLFEFVVSPNLPEPLDRVYRQLVATHEGAWRGETAACEGALCEKDEGEETGARSQPRERCVGQAGDESLLVGEARNAQEATRGAMQSPSVRVSGKLHAASSYRDSASMAKSSHATQQRHLVLLAEAVGRFLQEEAENQREAQDEEEEEEEEEEEEDSGERDSAFYDRSGEGGDEAEFATSDDEDEVFMNTWIPSHLAQVCDRRLLDSILSQVSRQGLKTGKRRGGGEADSALNKLLEMHALLLGRNERETELSEVDEASQEGEMEAGARKQEKSLTREKRQETVEETEEETEGDLRCNDALGKSKERRQGTTSTSDSENSQDGEERGEGDEVFRGIIPEGIDRKTWKKMVKEQNREKRKYKIAKHLKKKYRSKAANR from the exons ATGGCAAATAAACCCGGAGGCCGtgcgcctccgtcgtcttcctcttcttcctcttcttcctcgtcttcctcctcttctctgcagtttTCTTCCGGCTTCGATGCGCAAGATGTGAAGCGCCTTGCGAAGTCGTCGACGgcaggaaggcggcgggCAGAGCCTCGCACGTGGGATCACGAAGTCCGAAACAATTTCCTCAAGGGGCTGCAGAAAGTGCAGGAGAACTGGTCAAATCGCGCGCGCGGACTGACTCGAGACACCCGCGCGACAACCGAGAACGTTCTCGACAGTCGCACCTGCAAGCTGATTGAAAAAATCATGAAGCGAAACGCCCTCACCTCCGTCTGCGGCACGATTAGCaccggaaaagaagcgaatgTCTACTTCGTCGCTGGACCCAAAGACCTCTccaaaggagaggaaaaagaagggaaagaagacaaggaggaggaagaagaaaaagaagagaaagaagaaaaggaggaggaagaagaaaaggaggaggaagaagagaaggaagaggaagaagaaaaggaagactgTGGGAtaggaggcgaggaagcctcGAAGGCGGCTGCGAGtcagacggcgaaggcggacgAAACGGGCGAGGAAGCTCCAGCCCTCAGTTGGAGGCCTTTTGTGTTGAAGGTTTACAGAACCTCGATTCTCGCCTTTCAAGACCGCAGCCAATACGTGCAGGGAGACCATCGCTTCGAACGCGCGTACACTCG GTGTCGCAACCCTCGGAAGATGGTGGTGAACTGGGTGATGAAGGAGTTCCGAAATCTCCtcagactgcatgcggcaggcGTGCCATGTCCCTTGCCAGTCGACGTCTCGGCGCACGTCCTGCTGATGGCTTTTGTCGGGTTCGCCGCCGACGCGCCTCCGACGCGTGCACGACCCTCCGCGGTCGAGCACCCCTCGAGGGAGATGGAGACTCCCGAGACCGCAGAGCCCGCCGAGGGTGCGACAGATCGCGGGACAGAAGGCGCCCCGTCTGTGCAACGCGAAACTGGGTTCTCAATCGGgaaccgagaagaagacgcgcgcgatGGAGCTggtgcgcctctcctctaCGCAGCCGCTCCGCGCCTCAAAGATTTGACGTCCGCTTTCTGCTGCCatgccgccgcctcggcctccctACACGCGTGGGAAACTCTCTACGTCCAA GCAGTGACGCTGCTTCGATGGCTCTTCCAGGAGTGCCGCGTCGTCCACGGGGATCTGTCGGAGTACAATTTGCTCTTCCACGTCTCGGGTCTGTTCGTGATTGACGTCGGACAGGCTGTCAACTTTGACCATCCCCAGGCGCTGGACTTTCTGAAGCGCGACTGTCGCAACGTGAACCGGTTCTTCAAGCAGCACATCCTCCACgttcgcgagaagaaggcgaggcgcgcacgcgaagagaagacgcggggcgaagccagcggcgaggcggagactgaagagaaacgcgaagccTCGCCAGAGAGTGAGGAGCGGGGCGACGCGAGTTGCCAGTGTCTCtacgcgagaagagagagggaccgAAGGTGCGAGCTCCACAGGGAACAGAAGGCAAGCGCGGCGAAGGCCGAGAATCCATCGGGAGGCGAACTGAACACATCCTTCCGGTATACCTGGCAGCCTGCGAGGAGAAATGACCTTGTCTCCgactcgtcgctgtctcctcacaGCACGCAGCGtccgctctttcctcctctgcccGGCTCTGTGACTTGTCCCGAGGACTCTCCTcacgaaggcggcgcgcacgcaggcctttctctgttctctctgcgccgcttATTCGAGTTCGTCGTGAGTCCGAACCTGCCTGAGCCCCTGGaccgggtgtacagacagctggTGGCGACCCACGAGGGCGCGTGGCGGGGCGAGACCGCGGCATGCGAAGGTGCACTctgcgagaaagacgaaggcgaggagacaggggcgaggTCTCAGCCACGCGAACGGTGCGTCGGGCAGGCTGGAGACGAGTCCCTGCTTGTCGGTGAGGCTCGAAACGCGCAAGAGGCGACTCGAGGCGCCATGCAGAGTCCCTCTGTTCGCGTGTCCgggaaactgcatgcggcgtcTTCGTATCGCGACTCGGCCTCGATGGCGAAAAGCAGCCAcgcgacgcagcagagacacctcGTTTTGCTCGCGGAAGCCGTCGGGCGCTTTCtgcaggaagaagcggagaaccagcgagaggcacaagacgaagaagaggaagaggaagaagaggaggaagaggaagatagcggcgagagggacagcgcCTTTTACGATCGGagcggggaaggcggcgatgAGGCGGAGTTTGCAACATCGGATGATGAAGACGAGGTGTTTATGAACACGTGGATTCCGAGTCACTTAGCTCAAGTCTGCGACCGGCGCCTACTGGACAGCATTCTCTCGCAAGTGTCGAGGCAGGGCCTGAAGActggaaagaggcgaggcggcggggagGCAGACTCGGCTCTCAACAAGCTGCTGGAAATGCACGCGCTTTTGCtcgggagaaacgaacgcgagacagagctgagcgaggtcgacgaggcgagTCAGGAAGGCGAAATGGAGGCaggggcgaggaaacaggaaaagagcctgacgcgagaaaagagacaggagaccgtggaagagacagaggaagagacagagggagacttGCGGTGCAACGACGCGTTGGGGAAGagcaaggagaggaggcagggaacAACGAGTACGTCGGATTCGGAGAACTCgcaggacggcgaagagcggggcgagggcgacgaagTGTTCCGAGGCATCATTCCCGAGGGTATCGACCGCAAAACTTGGAAGAAGATGGTCAAGGAGCAGAACCGCGAAAAACGCAAGTACAAAATCGCCAAACACCTCAAGAAGAAGTACAGGTCCAAGGCAGCTAATCGATAG